The genome window ACGTCGCGCACTTCATGTGCGCCGCGCCGGACTTCAAGCAGCGGGTTGTAGGCGGCCGACTGCCTATCGGTGGGGTTGAAAAGCAGGCAGTGCGAAAAGCGCGAACGCCAGCCCGCCGTGATCTTCCAGTTCTCTCCCTTAATGTCGTGAATGACGGCGGACGCCGGCCACGAAAGCAACGTAGGCACCACCAAGCCCACGCCCTTGCCCGAGCGCGTGGGTGCGAAGCTCAGGACATGTTCCGGCCCCTCATGTCGGAGGTATTGGTCGTCGTGTTGGCCGAGGAAGACGCCCGCCGGGAGGGTCAGTCCAGCTTTGCGGATGTCGACGGCATCGGCCCAGCGTGCCGAACCATAAGTCGTAACCAGCCGCGACTGCCGAGAACGCCATACCGACATGGCGATGGCGACGAGTAAAGCGAACAAACCGCTACCACCCGCAATCGCACCGCCTGTGTCGAAGACGTGCGGCGCGTAGGCATCAAAGAAGAACCACCATTCGAACAAGCGCCACGGGTGATAAACCGGTACACCTAGAAGATCGAACCAGGGCGATCCGAGGCGTACTTGATAGCCAAGGGTCGCTGCTGTCCATTGTGTGGCGCCCCAGACGCCGGCGATCACGATGCCGATTACCACAGCGATCTGGCCGAACAGAACGTTCGTCCCTTGCATGACCTGTCCTCCGATTTCTCCTGCGCTGGTGTCTCATTGAAAGCGTTGCACAGGGGGTGTCGCAGGCGTCAGGATCGGTTCTGGGCTAGTGCCGGTCAAAGACCGTTCGCAGCACAATGGTCGAGGGAAAAGAAAGAATGAGCGCGGTGGCGAGTCAAAGAAAAGCGCCGCAAGCGAAAGCGCACTGCGGCGCATACAGAGTTCCAAGCAAGTTACCCAAAAAAAGCCGTCAATGGGCCTTGCTTCCACTCATAGGCAATATTTAGATATCATGAAAAACGATGATATTTAAGATTGGAATAAAAATGAAAAATATCAAGAGTATGGATCTCAACTTGCTCAAGGCGCTGGACGCATTGTTAGACGAACGCAATGTGACACGGGCGGCGGCCCGTCTGGGACTAACCCAGCCGGCCTTGAGTGGCATGCTGACGCGGTTGCGCGAGAGCTTCGGTGACCCGCTTTTCGCGCGCTCGCAGCGGGGTATCGTTCCAACGCAGCGGGCGCTGGATCTAGGGATGCCTGTCAAGCAGGTGCTCGCCGAAATCGACGCGCTGCTCCAGCCACCTTCCTTCAATCCGGCCACCGCACAACTGACCTTCTCCATCGCCGCGACGGACTATGCGCTGCGTGCCGTTGCTGTCCCATTTCTATCGGCACTTAAACGGCACGCACCGCGTGTACGAGTCTCATTAGTGCCAGTCGAGAGCGGGCAGCTACAGAACCAGCTTGAGCGCGGTCAGATCGATTTAGCCCTCCTGACGCCAGAGATCACTCCGCCAAATCTGCATGCCCGAGAGCTGTTCAAGGAACACTATGTGTGTGTCCTGCGGGAAGACCATCCTGCGGCTATGGGGCGCAAGCTGACCGTTAAACAGTTCTGTGCTCTCGACCATGCGCTTGTTTCCTACGATGGTGGAGGTTTCCGCGGCGTCACCGACGATGCGCTAGAACAGTTGGGCAAACGACGCAGCGTCACACTGTCGGTCAAGAGCTTTCTGATCTTGCCAGACATCCTGCGTGCCAGTGACATGGTTGCGATCTTGCCGAGCCGCTTGGTCGCCGGTATGGACAAGCTGGCTATCTCCCTGCCGCCGGTGAAGATACCGGGGTTCACCAAGACGGCTGCTTGGCACGAACGCACCCATCACGATCCAGCACATCGCTGGATACGAGCACTGCTGTTCACTTCCTGTGCTAACAACAAGTAGGCAAGATCGCTCCTATCGTCATGCTCAGCACAACTCTACCTCGCACTACAAATAAGCAATCAGTCGGCTCAATTGGAGACGCGCCCTTTCGTAGCGCCGCTGCGAGATAGCCTAGTCGGTGGATGGCAGAACCTAGGCCTTGATATCATATTTTATGATATCAAAAATAGAAACTTAGGATTTCACTTATTGCAGATGGAGGCTCATGATTTGCTCCATGACCACTTGAATGACGCAGCCACCCCTGTTGCGTCATCGACATTTTGTGAAGGAGCTTCGATATGAGCAAGCAACAGAACGCCATCCTCTGGCCCGAAGGCTACACGCCGGGCTTTACTGAGAATTTCGCCTCCAATGAGATCATCGCCGCCGGCTTGAGCGCGGCCGACGTATGGCCTCTACTCGTCACACCATCGCTGTGGCCAAGCTACTACGCCAACTCGGCTAACGTGTGCTTTCATGACGGCAAAGGCCCGGTACTGGCCGACGGCGATCGGTTTTACTTCGAGACCTTCGGCTTCCCGGTAGAGGGGCAGTGCAACGAATACGTGCCACCTGCGGATGGGCAACCCGGCCGCGTGGCCTGGCACGGCTGGTCCGGCGAGGAAGGCACAGATACGCGCCTGGATGTGCATCACGCCTGGCTGGTTGAGAACCTGGACGGCAGGCGCGTGCGCATCCTCACGCAGGAAACTCAGAAGGGCAAACCGGCCGAGGAGCTGCACAACGCCAAACCCAACCCGATGATCAACGGCCATCAGGACTGGCTCGACAGCTTGGTCGAGGCAGCGCGCAAAGCCAAGCAGGCGTAGTGGTCTCCGGCCGCTTGATCCCAAGCGTCTGAACGGAGAAAACCATGATGAGAACTCCCCTCAGGATTCTGCTGGTCCTGACTTCGCAGGCAACGATGGGCGACGAACTGCTCAACCGCGAATGGTTCCGCAGTCGGACCGAAGCGAAGGTGCTGATCGAACGTTGGCGACAGTTCTACAACGAGCAGCGGCCGCATAGCGCGCATGCTTACAAACCGCCGGCGACGATCCGGCGCAACTGGATCCAATCCGATAGCATCCCCTCCGAACTCACTGCCTGACTGGCTACAAAGTTCGTACTCAGGTCACCTTGGCGCAGGCACTGAAGGTGGAGCCACCCGGAATGGGTGCTCCCACCGCCTTACGCGCACTGGCTCGAACTCTCCCGAGGCGCCGGCAAGCTCGTCACATAGCGACTAGAGAGAGGAGGTGACCGTACGAGTTCCCAGCGCCCGATCCACTCTGGGAGCTGGGTCGCCTAGCGACTACGCTACCAATGGAGCTAGCGATCAACTCGATAACTTGAGCGTGATAACGCCCAGGATGATCAACGCCACGCCAAGGTATCGCATCAGGGAGGTTGGGTCGCCATAGAAATGAATTCCGACTAAGAAAGTTCCCGCCGCTCCGATACCCGTCCACACCGCATAAGCAGTCCCAATCGGTATCTGACGCTGAGCAAGCCATAGGAAGGCGCCGCTAATTGTCATGAAAGAGACGGCTACTGCGACCCCACTCCAACGCGATGTTGGCTCTTGCGCCATTTTCAGCCCGACCGGCCATCCGATTTCAAACAATCCAGCCAAAACAAGATAGATCCAACCCATTGCGATTCTCCTTCAAATTTTTCATATCCGGCATACATACTCCGGCATGACCACCAGCTTAGAACTTCGGCGGCTCTTTAGGCGTGGTGTGGGGCACATCGCCATCTTCGTAAAAGCGCTTTCGCGTAGCCTCGGCAACCCGGTTACATAGTTGGTCGCCCAGCATTGGTCGATCCAACTTGCATTGCTTGCGCAACTCTTTCAGACGCTCAGGATTGAGCGCTAATTCATCGACTGTCGGAAGGTTGGCTTTATCTGGTTTCCCAGATGGGCTGCAGGCTGCCAATGTCGAGGAAAGCAATATGAGAGCAATCTTCTTCATGGTTAATTTTCTTTGGGAGATTGTGTGATGGTTTACCGCCGACCTTTGGCATCTGGAGATTTGATCGAATGAACGCGTTCCATGAAGCGAGTCAGCATTTCTGACGGCTCGCTGGCCGGCCGTAGTAGATAGGTCGTGAGCATTGGCGAACGTCCAGTCAGCGGCCGTGCGACCACCCCCTGTTCCCTGCTGGCTGTGATATGCGCGCCTCCTGTGAGGCCTAGTGCAAGTCCCGCCGAAACCAGGACCATCATTAGATCGCTGGAAGTCACGCGTTCGGCAATCAGTGGCTCTATGTCCACGCGACGTAGCACCCGTTCAACTTGCCGAGCATGGCCCTCACACGCCACCGCGTCGCAGAGCACCAGCGGATACCGCAACAGCTCTTCTAGGGGAATCTGTTTGTGGGATAGCAAGGGGTGCCGTGCGGGCACAGCTACCATCAGAGGGTCACTCCACACCGGCACGGCGATGATGCCTTCGCCGACTTCATCCGATTGAGCGAAGCCGAGATCGTACAGTTCGCCACACAATCCCTTGATTTGCTGTGCCAAAGGCACCTCGAAGAAGCGAACTTCCACTTCCGGCTCTTCCTGCCGGCAGAGCGCCAACAACGCAGGCAGGCGCGATGGCGTGATTCCATCAGACAATGCAATACGGAGCTGGCAATGAAAGCCATTGGCTGCGGCGTTCACACTGTCGCGCGCCTGCTGCAAAGCTGCGAAGACACGCGGCACGCTCTCAAAGAAGAGCCTGCCCGCACGAGTCAAGCGGGTGCTCCGAGTGGTTCTCGCAAATAGCGCTACGCCCAACTCTTCCTCAAGTTCCTTGATGGCGCGCGACAGCGGCGATGTCTCTATGTGGAGGCGCTCTGCGGCTCGGGCAAAGTGCAGCTCCTCTGCCACCGCCAGAAAGTAGCGCAGGTGTCGAATTTCCATGTTCGCATTCCTCATCACTCAGGCCTCACCACCTTCGCCTTGCGTCACGCTATTTAGCTAGCCTTCGCAAGCTGCTCCAGCATGTTTCTGCGATCAAACAGGAGAGCCGGATAATGCTTTTGCCAGGACGCCCCATTGCATGGCTGTCTCGGCCCGCGTGCGGATCAGCGAAGCCTGCGCTGACAGCACCCCGGCCTCAGCCTCGGCCACCACCGTGGCGTCCACTTGTCCCGCCTCGAACAGACGTCGGCTGCGATCGAGCTGACGCTCCGCGACTGCGACACCCTCGGCCTGATGCTCCAGTGCTGCGTGCTGCGTATGCCAACCGAGATATGCGTTCTCTACGTCCTGCAAAGCACTCAACAAAGTGCGCTCGAACTCCGCACGGGCAGCTCGGCTGCGCGCCTCTCCGGTCTCGATGCCGGCACGGATCGCGCCACCATCGAAGATCGGCAACGACACCCCGGCCCCAAGTGAAAAAATGTTTCCAGTGATGCGGGTTCCCACACTCTCTACGCGCTGCCGTCCGCCGCTCAGGTCCAACACCAGCCTGGGGAAGCGTTCGCCTTCGGCTGCGTTCCAGCGCGCGGTTTCGGCGGCGAACT of uncultured Alphaproteobacteria bacterium contains these proteins:
- a CDS encoding conserved hypothetical protein (Evidence 4 : Homologs of previously reported genes of unknown function), whose amino-acid sequence is MEIRHLRYFLAVAEELHFARAAERLHIETSPLSRAIKELEEELGVALFARTTRSTRLTRAGRLFFESVPRVFAALQQARDSVNAAANGFHCQLRIALSDGITPSRLPALLALCRQEEPEVEVRFFEVPLAQQIKGLCGELYDLGFAQSDEVGEGIIAVPVWSDPLMVAVPARHPLLSHKQIPLEELLRYPLVLCDAVACEGHARQVERVLRRVDIEPLIAERVTSSDLMMVLVSAGLALGLTGGAHITASREQGVVARPLTGRSPMLTTYLLRPASEPSEMLTRFMERVHSIKSPDAKGRR
- a CDS encoding conserved hypothetical protein (Evidence 4 : Homologs of previously reported genes of unknown function) — protein: MSKQQNAILWPEGYTPGFTENFASNEIIAAGLSAADVWPLLVTPSLWPSYYANSANVCFHDGKGPVLADGDRFYFETFGFPVEGQCNEYVPPADGQPGRVAWHGWSGEEGTDTRLDVHHAWLVENLDGRRVRILTQETQKGKPAEELHNAKPNPMINGHQDWLDSLVEAARKAKQA
- a CDS encoding conserved hypothetical protein (Evidence 4 : Homologs of previously reported genes of unknown function) — translated: MKNIKSMDLNLLKALDALLDERNVTRAAARLGLTQPALSGMLTRLRESFGDPLFARSQRGIVPTQRALDLGMPVKQVLAEIDALLQPPSFNPATAQLTFSIAATDYALRAVAVPFLSALKRHAPRVRVSLVPVESGQLQNQLERGQIDLALLTPEITPPNLHARELFKEHYVCVLREDHPAAMGRKLTVKQFCALDHALVSYDGGGFRGVTDDALEQLGKRRSVTLSVKSFLILPDILRASDMVAILPSRLVAGMDKLAISLPPVKIPGFTKTAAWHERTHHDPAHRWIRALLFTSCANNK
- a CDS encoding conserved exported hypothetical protein (Evidence 4 : Homologs of previously reported genes of unknown function) yields the protein MMRTPLRILLVLTSQATMGDELLNREWFRSRTEAKVLIERWRQFYNEQRPHSAHAYKPPATIRRNWIQSDSIPSELTA